Proteins encoded by one window of Dehalococcoidia bacterium:
- a CDS encoding 3-oxoacid CoA-transferase subunit B has translation MGLSRELIALRVARELRDGMVVNLGIGIPTLVSDFIPPGVTVIFQAENGILGYGPTTADESEIDWDLINAGGQPVLLLPGACFFHSADSFAMIRGGHIDLSVLGGLQVSEKGDLANWMVPARGTGSIGGAMDLAVGARRLIVAMEHTTKTGEPRIVKECTYPLTAVNVVDLIVTNLAAIEVRPEGLVVTELAHGVSFDLVQSLSEPSLIPSPDLREMEL, from the coding sequence ATGGGTTTGAGTAGGGAGCTCATCGCCCTGCGCGTCGCCCGCGAGCTGCGCGACGGCATGGTCGTTAACCTGGGCATCGGCATCCCCACGCTCGTCTCCGACTTCATTCCCCCCGGCGTTACCGTCATCTTCCAGGCCGAGAACGGCATCCTCGGCTACGGCCCGACGACCGCCGACGAGAGCGAGATCGACTGGGACCTCATAAACGCCGGCGGCCAGCCCGTCCTCCTGCTGCCCGGCGCCTGCTTCTTCCACAGCGCCGACTCCTTTGCCATGATCCGCGGCGGCCACATCGACCTCAGCGTGCTCGGGGGTCTCCAGGTCTCGGAGAAGGGCGACCTCGCGAACTGGATGGTTCCCGCGCGCGGCACCGGCAGCATCGGCGGGGCGATGGACCTGGCGGTTGGCGCGCGACGCCTCATCGTCGCCATGGAGCACACGACGAAGACGGGCGAACCGCGCATTGTGAAGGAGTGCACCTACCCCCTGACGGCGGTCAACGTCGTCGACCTCATCGTCACCAACCTCGCCGCCATCGAAGTGCGGCCCGAGGGTCTCGTCGTCACCGAGCTGGCGCACGGCGTCTCGTTCGACCTCGTGCAGTCGCTGAGCGAGCCCTCGCTCATACCGTCACCGGACCTCCGCGAGATGGAGCTGTAG
- a CDS encoding DinB family protein has protein sequence MMKLRVGLVTLGARLQAWVLDLPGCLAGGRDMDEIARMLPLAVAEHVAWLRRHGEAIDDPEGWETTETLDATSRPDSLFDADRAPLSSEELETLIARMQYARADLLDAVRDVPDAILDWEPPASAFASFDPWAPDVRGIRGVLRHVFQTEVYYRDGLRDGAAKGLFEEVADPAEEREKTLALLRSLSEEERRRVFRPLRPGQTEPQEWTARKVIRRMISHERAHTAEVIQRRTWVLLGPPELRAP, from the coding sequence ATGATGAAGCTACGCGTCGGCCTCGTCACGCTCGGAGCGCGGCTCCAGGCCTGGGTCCTCGACCTGCCCGGCTGCCTCGCCGGCGGGCGCGACATGGATGAAATCGCACGCATGCTGCCCCTTGCCGTCGCCGAGCACGTTGCCTGGCTGCGGCGCCACGGCGAAGCCATCGACGACCCGGAGGGATGGGAGACCACCGAGACCCTCGACGCAACTTCGCGTCCCGACTCCCTCTTCGATGCCGACCGCGCGCCCCTTAGCAGCGAAGAGCTCGAGACCCTCATCGCGCGCATGCAGTACGCGAGGGCCGACCTGCTGGACGCCGTCCGCGACGTGCCGGACGCCATCCTCGACTGGGAGCCGCCGGCGTCGGCGTTCGCCTCGTTCGACCCCTGGGCGCCGGACGTCAGGGGCATCCGCGGCGTCCTGCGGCACGTCTTCCAGACCGAAGTCTACTATCGCGACGGGCTGCGCGACGGCGCGGCGAAAGGGCTCTTCGAGGAGGTGGCGGACCCGGCGGAAGAGCGCGAGAAGACGCTGGCCCTGCTGCGCTCGCTATCGGAAGAGGAGCGGCGGAGAGTATTCAGGCCGCTGCGGCCGGGCCAGACGGAGCCCCAGGAGTGGACGGCGCGCAAGGTGATAAGACGGATGATCTCCCACGAGCGGGCGCACACGGCGGAGGTCATCCAGCGCCGCACGTGGGTGCTGCTCGGCCCGCCCGAACTGCGCGCGCCTTGA
- a CDS encoding CoA transferase subunit A: MNKVYATAVEAIADVEDGAVIMFGGFGSAGSPTNLILALAEKGVKDLTAISNNIGLGDKLDVLVQNKQLKKFIGSFPIRATTNRRDWLFEAFKAGEVEVEVVPQGTLAERMRAAGAGIGGFYTPTGVGTVVAEGKEERVIDGVRYLLEYPLRADFAFIKAYKADTLGNLVYRMSTRNFNPVMATAARVTIVDTEEIVQPGELDPEAVVTPGVFVDRIVKGPKHDLHGFE, encoded by the coding sequence GTGAACAAGGTCTACGCAACCGCCGTTGAAGCCATCGCCGACGTCGAGGACGGCGCCGTTATCATGTTCGGCGGCTTCGGTTCCGCCGGCAGCCCCACCAACCTCATCCTCGCCCTCGCCGAGAAAGGCGTCAAAGACCTCACAGCCATCTCCAACAACATCGGCCTCGGCGACAAGCTCGATGTCCTTGTGCAGAACAAGCAACTTAAGAAATTCATCGGCTCGTTCCCCATTCGCGCCACCACGAATCGCCGCGACTGGCTCTTCGAAGCGTTCAAAGCGGGCGAGGTCGAGGTCGAGGTCGTGCCGCAGGGGACGCTCGCCGAGCGCATGCGCGCTGCCGGGGCCGGCATCGGCGGGTTCTACACGCCGACGGGCGTGGGCACCGTCGTCGCCGAGGGCAAAGAGGAGCGCGTGATCGACGGCGTGCGCTACCTGCTCGAATACCCTCTGCGCGCCGATTTCGCCTTCATCAAGGCCTATAAGGCCGACACGCTGGGCAACCTGGTCTACCGCATGTCGACGCGCAACTTTAACCCCGTTATGGCGACAGCCGCCCGCGTCACTATCGTGGACACGGAGGAAATCGTCCAGCCCGGCGAGCTGGACCCTGAGGCGGTCGTAACGCCGGGCGTATTCGTCGACCGCATTGTGAAAGGCCCCAAGCATGACCTCCATGGGTTTGAGTAG
- the heR gene encoding heliorhodopsin HeR, which produces MTALPYEPQYTRLRWFNAGMGLLHLLQGLAILALSTGLTLPLRTTFLDATGPPGTGVDTVTRTVFDIQLAPMIAAFLFISSIAHFVTASPAVFPWYVENLKRRINYIRWFEYSASASVMIVVIALLSGILDLPTLVLLFSLNATMIFFGLMMEKHNQTTEKTDWTAFVLGCFAGIVPWVIIVWAFTGAVLTSDEGDVPAFVYGIVASLFVFFNIFAVNMVLQYAKAGPWRDYLFGERMYVLLSLTAKSALAWQVFAGTLN; this is translated from the coding sequence ATGACCGCTCTTCCCTACGAACCCCAGTACACCCGTCTCCGCTGGTTCAACGCGGGCATGGGCCTGCTCCATCTCCTGCAAGGGCTGGCGATACTCGCGCTCAGCACCGGTCTGACCCTGCCCCTGCGCACGACCTTTCTCGACGCGACGGGCCCGCCGGGGACAGGCGTCGATACGGTTACGCGCACCGTCTTCGACATCCAGCTCGCGCCGATGATCGCCGCCTTTCTGTTCATCTCGTCGATCGCCCACTTCGTCACCGCGTCGCCGGCCGTCTTCCCGTGGTACGTCGAGAACTTGAAGCGGCGCATCAACTACATCCGCTGGTTCGAGTACTCGGCGAGCGCGTCGGTGATGATCGTCGTCATTGCCCTGCTCAGCGGCATCTTGGACCTGCCGACCCTCGTCCTCCTGTTCTCCCTGAACGCAACGATGATCTTCTTCGGCCTGATGATGGAGAAGCACAACCAGACGACGGAAAAGACGGACTGGACGGCTTTCGTCCTAGGCTGCTTCGCGGGCATCGTGCCGTGGGTGATCATTGTGTGGGCGTTCACCGGCGCGGTGCTGACCTCGGACGAGGGCGACGTGCCGGCGTTCGTCTACGGCATCGTCGCCTCGCTCTTCGTCTTCTTCAACATCTTCGCCGTGAACATGGTGTTGCAGTACGCGAAGGCCGGGCCCTGGCGCGACTACCTGTTCGGGGAGAGGATGTACGTCCTGCTAAGTCTGACGGCAAAGTCCGCCCTCGCGTGGCAGGTCTTCGCCGGCACCCTGAATTAG
- a CDS encoding GYD domain-containing protein has protein sequence MPTYLTLWKWTEQGAKNVAGAVERAQGFKADIERRGGKVIAFMWALGEYDGFVLAEAPDDETVTSALLGVAQAGNAKTHTFRAFNEEEMKKIIEKM, from the coding sequence GTGCCGACTTATCTGACGCTGTGGAAATGGACCGAGCAGGGGGCGAAGAACGTCGCTGGGGCCGTCGAGCGCGCTCAGGGCTTCAAGGCCGATATCGAGCGCCGCGGGGGGAAGGTCATCGCCTTCATGTGGGCCCTGGGCGAGTATGACGGTTTCGTCCTGGCCGAGGCGCCGGACGACGAGACCGTCACGTCGGCGCTGCTCGGCGTCGCGCAAGCGGGGAACGCGAAGACGCACACGTTCCGGGCGTTCAACGAAGAGGAGATGAAGAAGATCATCGAGAAGATGTAA